In Acinetobacter sp. TGL-Y2, a genomic segment contains:
- a CDS encoding Tn7-like element transposition protein TnsE produces the protein MFDAVRVDQFGQPMSETIKIKLPQFELARSLFFYTPYLARSAIIENSLSIDFDIVSNRDHFLINILPACSYPISHFNDAGIRRILSWILLDPDIRQSFESISQFCTQYGYDADQYRIWSFCFNPPQLNGVIFDTYGYYKAETSEFFVNEISGFKRISSRISKEVEFYSDKLIESKSGGKGQNSSGTKNNGKEPTIKDEEDGNSDDVQIIDVVPTHFDFLEAIETRKTSKKTRHRNHGTKDQELPSTKEPSGVSTNEPISEGAVPSAEFNGVEDETEDLHLYLDRFSAFQQMIDLFCKENSIKNFNFQLHKLPNIQGHSKHIKTDGNPRCVAEVSFQFNGQNIVILEVDTSDNKKPLSTRVLSIKDTNQWNTVDRAKVLELVVTQCLRWPKGIFKHISFKNSALNHPRMDIKNQQISNQELIGWASRLSRTMYPDTTI, from the coding sequence TTGTTTGATGCAGTTCGTGTGGATCAATTCGGTCAGCCTATGTCCGAAACCATCAAAATTAAACTTCCACAATTCGAACTTGCTCGATCTCTTTTTTTCTACACTCCATATTTAGCAAGATCAGCAATAATAGAGAATAGTTTGAGTATTGATTTCGATATCGTTTCAAATCGAGATCACTTCCTCATCAATATTTTGCCAGCCTGCTCATACCCAATTTCGCATTTCAACGATGCAGGCATACGACGGATCTTATCTTGGATTCTTCTTGATCCTGATATTCGACAATCTTTTGAAAGTATTAGTCAGTTTTGTACGCAATATGGCTATGACGCTGACCAATACCGTATATGGAGTTTTTGTTTTAATCCGCCCCAACTCAATGGAGTGATCTTTGATACATATGGCTATTACAAAGCTGAAACATCAGAATTTTTTGTAAATGAAATATCAGGTTTCAAAAGAATCTCAAGTCGTATTTCAAAAGAAGTCGAGTTCTATAGCGATAAATTAATTGAGTCTAAATCAGGTGGGAAAGGTCAAAACTCTTCAGGAACTAAAAATAATGGAAAGGAACCGACCATCAAAGATGAGGAAGATGGCAATAGCGATGATGTTCAAATCATTGATGTTGTACCGACACACTTCGACTTCCTAGAAGCCATTGAAACAAGGAAAACATCTAAAAAAACTAGGCATAGAAACCATGGTACGAAAGATCAGGAATTACCATCTACCAAAGAACCGTCAGGTGTTAGCACTAATGAACCTATTTCTGAGGGCGCTGTCCCCTCGGCTGAATTTAATGGTGTTGAGGATGAAACTGAAGATCTTCATCTTTATCTTGATCGTTTCTCTGCATTTCAACAAATGATTGATTTGTTTTGCAAAGAAAACTCTATTAAAAATTTTAACTTTCAACTTCACAAATTACCTAACATTCAAGGCCACTCCAAACATATAAAGACTGATGGTAATCCTAGATGTGTCGCAGAAGTCAGTTTTCAATTTAATGGTCAAAATATTGTGATCTTAGAAGTAGATACTTCTGACAATAAGAAACCTCTCTCAACTCGTGTTTTATCGATTAAAGATACAAATCAATGGAATACCGTTGATCGAGCAAAAGTACTTGAGTTAGTAGTTACTCAATGTTTACGTTGGCCCAAAGGGATCTTTAAGCATATTAGCTTTAAAAATAGCGCATTAAACCATCCTAGAATGGACATTAAAAACCAGCAAATTTCTAATCAAGAGTTGATTGGGTGGGCATCACGTTTATCTAGAACAATGTACCCAGATACA